Proteins from a single region of Nerophis ophidion isolate RoL-2023_Sa linkage group LG08, RoL_Noph_v1.0, whole genome shotgun sequence:
- the cdk5rap2 gene encoding CDK5 regulatory subunit-associated protein 2 isoform X8 codes for MKDSCRVCHGRLIGNQCRWIFSSSGKRKIQIILSHVLGWEVTRDGRGEFLCGKCVFQLEKVVQCDVNLSQLQEKHNNQVQKLQAEKEHLMQCIVHVYNKNNTGQERSDEERAQRSKSHLSSSGATSFDDEDTCLLASDAQSSRQSEGGARMRRCVSLDRLVSKGVFPGRSGLRKWRMGSAVGLDSSMKSFGLLGSRCISKSMYLDLVQYKGTIPRPEFKDRSTSMLSLNRDFASDNTDIPGKNKLRVAKTLVVSKAASDEDYGGKAQAMFLLRRSSRQPSVISDLTQLLRCITKHRVSVPPGSRIPVSKRLSVGHISVGRKRVRKEAEWKSLHDLTEEFDDKYTPVTMEVHQKKSEVSRLESVNKLLSEELTQVKTTHESLTKALEEAQNQTNTLSGNLEEKENELDTEKKNSLKRDKTIQGLTKVLKEKEKEIAELCHEIEDRDDALAKARETAHKAQMQKYQGAEEHQTLLMEKQTELVQLQGEHHIKVLEVQKLMRSLDRKEQELADLQQIKDQLEVELEDMQHQKKKGDKVLNDLNNQLKKLSSEIGERESSLEHQYQEVLDQTKRKLQAHEVTIQRLTSSLADKEKQLQEYINIVREFEQNNSPAGNDSVLAKLRQRLKEKENALDQALDEKFAAIEEKDNEIHQLQLSLREKERDLERLNNLLSHNEETINSFDSLIKEKDVELQHLTNTLKNLQRAKQDVEDNLNRSLREKDSIISQLQLSLSGKTKDLEEMAESMLSQSQSQAHDFAEQMGQRLKVTEAMLAEAVKARERLISDNETAVEGLLATIKSKDQLLKESAEHYNRMLSERSQEIQELRKQLSDKQQKLMAAQKQNTTATQKGSLETAELQVLLAEKDSLIDRLLQHGQERDHLMTEHDKAPDNVLELRQTIRIMQERLEEREAELSRRNSDDSMENIPLSKKTVVILKKELAQKTEALNKALKRENELKISLAELQSLLSELEVRSEGQAANIESLTATMETKDEIILVLQQRLGQGDHSQDRAISSSMDRSHTGLPQRERTMIGGDSQQEVLPSLVALQQEHEALNKALRAEQQLYSSLVRTVKEQDSAQRFHALQMELTAVQLLRQKHEDSIKTNEDLRDNLEQELDRAKAREGQSAVDPKELESVRHQLEDAQRWNTSLQTRLGAIQDRGGGVGGAKDCDVFASGDTLSFICDQTSYMSICVGEGQDYSSPLELKQKVLELQDCVSRLETLNSELKNRLSSLEKTKHNDAFSKEAIDNPWNQQLERKTDTPQVPYPTYRSFQDSWSQTDLKHGQPFGDESVDSGLGQNRAHAHSANADIIETSRDEVTLKSLLTDCKATSLLQLREEVLRLTTENVQLRGLLKEHRSTECKEKESEDASENSSDGQSRETSQPAIKVQAIVTKMAKEDEKNANDGWTPVPTGEANDQSKTSKHKVSIRSRLPVLVKQRMEACSNSQSERDSDYVQPLHADAFQQLFLNSDSTMSSQPSTCPSSSHGPAYDSGCPATHTLDNTQDSCALFTQLELLHQECQEKETLIRKLSEQLADWQELRAQLQEKERLNRQYMEALQAAESTIADLTACSLDIQGEFGTHTSMGTASGCGDSEATFCGRCIDLQKALREKENLNNHLTQLLNMAEKLILSSDSQEKQSEIRDLCFEIEAVNVASNTQSSSGVSEGTDGSSHELQPHSLSIQDEVLCDQDRLNSAEINSISAQMMSGSFKEKELRDIEVAQGCLDKEMTKVLAKCLSLTESVITYLAAHCANGSLTTVDLQAHLDNLQNALQERQELERLTQTAQPSSAALTEPHPALYCSLQLLFKVFAERSQRICELQASLQVERACGEQNEAHAVVLDAKGLPPSVQAQLEALHKALREKKKTCKNLEEKLASVTMTPSPNTTQRALEKDDKGVQVDCQDLGYETTGKSENNREECSSTDREVAVNPSGSLPLLRAHEQAHFSSTENLYSTSSTPYPSSPTLSSAKASMKSPLAYEDCGLSDDPLHLQTQVRDLKIQLESQNKIILQLQSLLRRNSCDPMASHSDQSMDQDSSQGRSHNRRPSQGQIGEKEDVGEDQAIKSKSSHMNREAGRNNSMKEQLQHNRSRSTSPASLDSLVQSQARELSQLRQQIKDSRRQAALQRRQMGELSRSLQEMLQASEVDCYMGEVVKGQLDKSLSILEGLEGRLDKGEAQLDNEDMAALELSRRLAKELQEKNRLIQSLQNQVRGYSPSSHHNSHFDLHPLDKMASSCHGSSPTQDQRRARDACGTLAVGGSREESLGGDQETGSQLLGLQRENERLQEELRTSGQLNATLHSELEVHYSIMTHRPDRDQDHEDVRSQTKQPTLINSALLSEHLQEIRALRERLEESISTNDRLRVQLEKKLAEVEKDRAATNIFIHGSEEQSQLVSEVRFLWGQNQVLKEQLSLECKDMQKESERLQENLARRTAKLEQSRKEYEVLRQEKELLQDSLHASQEQICSLQDQVKLHRQQFSDSQHLMQSLRVELQVHEKLRSDATQQSSSVTQEAPPSGSLDLAELLSEIRHLRLQLERSIDNNTLLRHKLEEQLQRGAARSETININYLMSSADEGSRSPGHKEHSSVLPDANRQAPSKPDGGDSSSGESVTGAPFRLVPGHGMWANHKGRHILALVEDYNALRKHISDGRKLSRRMDAQLQEWRTSKTADRQSASDLSGCVGAMQHVLDEAARLLKLAWKVSLPTGAAEDNQQDKLLQNEIARLKSRLSQREKMLRSVVKRLQITNQLKEGMERVLIERLSLTHGVMKNARVNLEKSHCYLFGPRGAAGGGAKWPVGGAGVYPRSSLDSSEEQ; via the exons ATGAAGGATTCTTGTCGTGTGTGCCACGGTCGTCTGATTGGCAATCAGTGTCGCTGGATCTTCAGCTCGTCAGGAAAGCGGAAGATACAAATTATCTTGTCCCACGTTCTGGGCTGGGAGGTGACTCGTGATGGCCGCGGAGAGTTCCTCTGTGGGAAATGTGTGTTCCAGCTGGAAAAGGTGGTCCAGTGTGACGTTAACCTCAGCCAGCTGCAGGAAAAGCACAACAACCAAGTCCAGAAACTGCAAGCGGAGAAAGAACACCTTATGCAGTGCATCGTCCACGtttacaacaaaaacaacactggtCAAGAAAGGAGCGACGAGGAGAGGGCCCAGCGCTCCAAGTCTCACCTCAGTTCATCTGGGGCAACCAGTTTTGACGACGAGGACACGTGTCTGCTGGCTTCTGATGCACAATCATCGAGGCAGAGCGAAGGTGGTGCCCGCATGAGGAGATGTGTGAGTCTGGATAGACTTGTCAGCAAAGGAGTGTTCCCGGGGCGTTCTGGTCTCAGGAAATGGAGGATGGGATCGGCTGTAGGGCTTGATAGTTCTATGAAAAGCTTTGGTTTACTAGGTTCTCGTTGCATCTCTAAGAGCATGTACCTGGACCTGGTGCAGTATAAGGGGACAATTCCAAGACCTGAATTCAAAGATCGCTCCACATCCATGCTGTCCCTCAATAGGGACTTTGCTTCGGACAATACAGACATTCCAGGTAAAAATAAACTCAGAGTAGCCAAGACTTTAGTTGTCAGCAAAGCTGCCTCTGATGAGGATTATGGGGGAAAGGCTCAGGCTATGTTCCTGCTTCGCCGCTCCTCACGGCAGCCTTCAGTGATCTCTGACCTGACCCAGCTCCTGCGCTGCATCACCAAGCACAGAGTGTCTGTCCCACCTGGGAGCCGCATCCCTGTCTCAAAGAGGCTTAGTGTTGGTCACATCAGCGTTGGTAGAAAGCGTGTACGCAAGGAGGCAGAGTGGAAGTCGCTGCATGACCTAACAGAGGAATTTGATGATAAATACACGCCTGTCACCATGGAGGTTCACCAGAAAAAA AGCGAGGTCAGTCGTCTGGAGTCCGTCAACAAGCTGCTGAGTGAAGAACTCACCCAGGTTAAAACTACCCATGAAAGCCTGACCAAAGCACTCGAGGAAGCCCAGAATCAAACAAAT ACATTGTCTGGAAATTTGGAGGAGAAAGAGAATGAACTTGACACAGAGAAGAAGAACAGCCTAAAGCGAGACAAAACTATCCAGGGGCTAACAAAAGTcctcaaagaaaaagaaaaagag ATTGCAGAGTTGTGTCATGAGATTGAGGACCGTGATGATGCTTTAGCCAAAGCTCGGGAGACAGCACACAAAGCCCAGATGCAGAAATATCAG GGTGCAGAAGAGCATCAAACACTACTGATGGAAAAGCAAACCGAGTTGGTCCAACTGCAGGGGGAACACCACATCAAGGTGCTCGAAGTCCAAAAGCTTATGCGTTCCCTCGACAGGAAGGAGCAGGAATTGGCCGACTTGCAGCAGATAAAGGATCAGCTAGAGGTGGAACTAGAAGATATGCAACATCAGAAGAAGAAGGGAGACAAAGTCCTGAAT GATCTCAACAATCAACTAAAAAAACTGAGTAGTGAGATTGGGGAGAGAGAAAGTTCTCTAGAGCACCAGTACCAGGAAGTGTTGGACCAAACCAAAAGAAAGCTGCAGGCCCATGAAGTCACCATCCAGAGGCTCACATCCAGCCTGGCTGATAAGGAGAAGCAGTTACAG GAGTACATAAATATTGTAAGAGAATTTGAGCAGAACAATAGCCCAGCAGGAAACGACAGTGTGCTGGCCAAGCTTCGCCAAAGGCTAAAGGAAAAGGAAAACGCACTTGAT CAAGCACTGGATGAGAAGTTTGCGGCCATTGAGGAGAAAGACAACGAAATACACCAGCTGCAGCTGTCCCTTAGGGAGAAGGAAAGAGACCTGGAGAGGCTCAATAACCTGCTGTCACACAACGAGGAAACCATTAAT AGTTTTGACAGCCTGATTAAGGAGAAGGACGTAGAACTGCAGCACCTCACAAACACACTGAAGAACCTGCAGAGGGCCAAACAAGACGTGGAAGACAACTTGAACAGATCGCTGAGGGAAAAGGACTCCATCATCAGCCAGCTGCAGCTCTCCCTCAGTGGGAAGACTAAAGATTTGGAG GAAATGGCAGAATCCATGCTGAGCCAGTCGCAAAGTCAAGCTCACGACTTTGCAGAGCAGATGGGCCAGAGGCTCAAAGTCACAGAAGCTATGCTGGCCGAGGCTGTGAAAGCCAGGGAAAGGCTCATTTCAGACAATGAGACCGCTGTAGAAGGATTGTTGGCAACCATTAAAAGCAAAGACCAACTCCTCAAG GAGTCTGCAGAGCACTACAACCGCATGCTGTCTGAGCGTTCCCAGGAGATTCAGGAATTGAGGAAACAGCTGTCTGACAAGCAGCAGAAGCTGATGGCCGCTCAGAAACAAAACACCACGGCTACCCAGAAGGGTTCTTTGGAAACTGCAGAGCTACAAGTCCTCCTTGCTGAAAAAGACAGCCTCATCGAC AGGCTTCTTCAGCATGGCCAGGAGAGGGATCATTTGATGACAGAGCACGACAAGGCGCCGGATAACGTGCTAGAGCTCAGACAAACTATCCGGATCATGCAAGAGAGGTTAGAGGAGCGTGAAG CTGAGTTGTCCAGGAGGAACAGTGATGACAGCATGGAGAACATTCCGCTCTCTAAGAAGACTGTTGTTATCCTAAAAAAAGAGCTGGCCCAGAAAACAGAGGCACTCAACAAAGCGCTGAAGCGGGAGAATGAACTGAAG ATTTCTTTGGCAGAACTCCAGTCATTGCTCTCTGAGTTGGAGGTCCGCAGTGAAGGTCAGGCTGCCAATATCGAGTCCCTCACAGCCACTATGGAGACCAAAGATGAAATTATCCTT GTTCTTCAGCAGCGTCTCGGTCAGGGTGATCACAGCCAGGATCGAGCCATTAGCAGCAGCATGGATCGATCGCATACTGGACTTCCTCAAAGGGAGAGAACTATGATTGGTGGCGACAGCCAGCAAGAA GTACTTCCCAGCCTTGTAGCATTACAGCAGGAACACGAAGCTCTAAACAAAGCTTTGAGGGCTGAGCAGCAGCTCTACTCCAGCCTGGTTAGGACTGTGAAAGAGCAGGACAG CGCCCAACGTTTTCATGCTCTTCAAATGGAGCTGACAGCGGTACAGCTTCTTAGGCAGAAGCATGAGGACAGCATCAAAACAAACGAAGATCTCAGGGACAACCTGGAGCAAGAGCTAGACAGAGCCAAAGCCAGAGAAG GTCAGAGCGCAGTGGACCCCAAAGAACTAGAGAGTGTACGGCATCAACTTGAAGATGCCCAACGCTGGAATACCTCTTTACAGACTCGCTTGGGGGCTATCCAGGATCGAGGAGGTGGAGTGGGCGGTGCCAAAGACTGTG ATGTTTTTGCTTCAGGTGACACACTGAGTTTCATTTGCGACCAGACCTCTTACATGAGTATATGTGTGGGCGAGGGGCAGGATTACAGCTCACCACTGGAGCTCAAGCAGAAG GTGCTGGAACTGCAGGACTGCGTCAGCAGACTTGAAACTTTAAACAGTGAGCTAAAGAACAGACTGTCATCACTGGAGAAGACCAAACATAATGATGCCTTCAGCAAGGAAGCCATCGATAACCCCTGGAACCAG CAGCTTGAGAGGAAAACAGACACGCCGCAGGTGCCTTACCCAACATATCGGTCGTTTCAAGACAGTTGGAGTCAGACAGACCTCAAACATGGGCAG CCATTTGGTGATGAAAGTGTGGACAGCGGCCTTGGCCAGAACAGAGCTCATGCTCACTCTGCCAATGCAGACATTATTGAGACAAGCCGAGATGAAGTGACCCTTAAATCCTTGCTGACTGACTGTAAGGCTACATCACTCCTGCAACTAAG AGAGGAAGTCCTCAGGCTAACAACTGAAAATGTGCAACTGCGAGGCCTGCTGAAAGAGCACAGGTCTACTGAGTGTAAAGAAAAAGAGAGCGAAGATGCCTCAGAGAACAGCAGCGACGGGCAAAGCAGAGAAACTTCGCAACCTGCCATTAAAGTTCAAGCTATAGTCACTAAGATGGCAAAGGAAGATGAGAAGAATGCTAACGATGGGTGGACACCGGTCCCCACAGGGGAAGCTAATGATCAAAGCAAGACTTCAAAGCATAAG GTCAGTATCAGATCTCGTCTGCCCGTCCTAGTGAAGCAAAGAATGGAAGCTTGCAGCAACTCACAGTCAGAAAGAGATTCTGATTATGTCCAACCCCTTCACGCAGATGCTTTCCAGCAACTGTTTTTAAACTCTGACTCCACAATGTCTTCCCAACCAAGCACTTGTCCTTCTTCCTCCCACGGCCCTGCTTATGATAGCGGCTGTCCAGCCACACACACTCTGGATAACACCCAGGATAGCTGTGCTCTTTTTACTCAACTGGAGCTTCTTCACCAGGAGTGCCAGGAGAAAGAGACTTTGATCAGAAAGCTCAGCGAGCAGCTGGCCGATTGGCAGGAGCTCCGCGCTCAGCTCCAGGAGAAAGAACGCCTCAATCGGCAGTACATGGAGGCTTTGCAAGCTGCTGAGTCCACAATTGCAGACCTGACAGCCTGTAGTCTGGACATCCAGGGTGAGTTTGGAACGCACACCAGTATGGGCACAGCCTCCGGTTGTGGGGATTCCGAAGCCACCTTCTGCGGCAGATGCATCGACTTACAGAAAGCACTACGAGAGAAAGAGAATCTCAACAACCACcttacacaacttttaaacatgGCAGAGAAACTCATCTTGTCGTCAGACAGCCAGGAAAAGCAGTCCGAAATCAGAGACCTTTGTTTTGAGATAGAGGCAGTAAATGTTGCGTCAAACACGCAAAGCTCCAGTGGTGTCTCTGAAGGAACTGATGGTTCTTCGCACGAGCTGCAACCACATTCACTGTCTATACAGGACGAAGTGCTTTGTGACCAGGATAGACTGAATTCTGCAGAGATAAATAGTATTTCAGCACAAATGATGTCTGGATCGTTCAAGGAAAAAGAGTTGAGGGATATTGAAGTGGCACAAGGATGTTTAGATAAGGAGATGACCAAAGTTCTTGCAAAATGCCTTAGTTTAACAGAATCTGTCATCACTTATCTGGCAGCACACTGTGCAAATGGCTCCTTGACCACTGTTGACTTACAGGCGCATTTGGACAACCTCCAGAATGCTCTGCAAGAGAGACAAGAACTCGAGCGTCTGACCCAAACCGCTCAGCCAAGCAGCGCTGCATTGACAGAACCCCACCCGGCGCTTTATTGCAGTCTGCAGCTCCTGTTCAAGGTCTTTGCTGAGCGCTCTCAGAGGATTTGTGAGCTCCAAGCCTCCCTGCAGGTGGAGAGGGCCTGTGGAGAACAAAATGAGGCCCATGCAGTAGTGCTGGATGCCAAGGGGTTACCACCTAGTGTCCAGGCCCAGCTGGAGGCTTTACACAAGGCtctaagggagaaaaaaaaaacctgtaaaaatCTGGAGGAGAAACTGGCCTCAGTCACCATGACACCATCACCCAACACTACACAGAGAG CTCTGGAGAAGGATGACAAAGGTGTGCAGGTGGATTGTCAGGACCTGGGTTACGAAACCACAGGCAAGAGTGAGAACAATAGGGAAGAGTGCAGTAGCACAG ACCGAGAGGTGGCTGTGAACCCAAGTGGCAGTCTCCCGTTATTGAGGGCACATGAGCAGGCACACTTTTCTTCCACTGAAAATCTGTACTCCACTTCCAGCACTCCATACCCGAGTTCCCCCACTTTAAGCTCGGCCAAG GCCAGTATGAAGAGCCCGTTGGCCTACGAGGACTGCGGCCTCTCTGATGACCCACTCCACCTTCAAACGCAGGTCCGAGACCTGAAGATCCAGCTGGAAAGCCAAAACAAAATTATCCTCCAGTTGCAAAGTCTTCTGCGGAGGAACTCATGCGACCCAATGGCCAGCCACTCTGACCAGTCAATGGATCAGGACAGCTCACAGGGCCGCAGTCATAATAGGAGACCTAGTCAAGGGCAGATAGGGGAGAAAGAAGATGTCGGAGAGGACCAGGCAATTAAAAGTAAAAGCAGCCACATGAACAGAGAGGCAGGGAGGAACAACAGCATGAAGGAGCAGCTCCAGCACAACCGGAGCCGCTCTACGTCACCTGCCAG TTTGGACTCGCTGGTGCAGTCACAAGCCAGGGAGCTGTCGCAACTAAGACAGCAAATCAAGGACAGCCGCAGGCAGGCTGCCCTGCAGCGGCGACAAATGGGGGAACTGAGCCGGTCCTTGCAGGAGATGCTACAGGCCAGCGAAGTGGACTGTTATATGGGAGAGGTGGTCAAGGGGCAGCTAGACAAGAGCTTGAGTATTCTGGAGGGGTTGGAAGGACGCCTGGACAAAG GAGAGGCTCAGCTGGATAATGAAGACATGGCTGCTCTGGAGCTTTCTCGCAG GTTGGCCAAGGAGCTTCAGGAGAAGAACCGCCTCATTCAAAGTCTGCAGAATCAGGTCAGAGGTTATAGTCCCAGCAGCCACCACAACTCCCACTTTGACCTGCACCCCTTGGACAAAATGGCATCTTCCTGCCATGGCAGCTCACCCACACAAG ACCAGCGGCGTGCCAGAGATGCTTGTGGTACCCTGGCAGTGGGCGGATCCAGGGAAGAGAGCTTGGGGGGTGACCAGGAAACAGGAAGCCAACTGCTTGGGCTGCAGAGGGAGAACGAACGCTTGCAGGAGGAGCTGAGGACCAGCGGACAGCTCAATGCCACCCTGCATAGTGAACTAGAGGTGCACTACTCTATCATGACCCATCGTCCGGATAGAGACCAGGACCATGAGGATGTCCGCTCACAAACAAAACAGCCGACCCTAATCAATTCAG CCCTGCTGTCAGAACATCTGCAGGAGATTCGGGCCTTGAGAGAGCGTCTGGAGGAAAGCATCTCCACCAACGACCGCCTGAGGGTGCAGTTGGAGAAGAAGCTCGCCGAGGTGGAGAAAGACCGAG CAGCCACAAACATCTTCATCCACGGGAGTGAAGAGCAGAGTCAGCTGGTGAGCGAGGTACGCTTCCTTTGGGGTCAGAACCAAGTGCTGAAGGAGCAGCTCAGTTTGGAATGTAAAG ACATGCAGAAGGAGAGCGAGAGGCTGCAGGAGAACCTGGCGAGGCGCACGGCCAAACTGGAGCAGAGCAGGAAGGAGTATGAGGTCCTGAGACAGGAGAAGGAGCTGCTGCAGGACTCACTGCACGCCAGTCAGGAGCAGATATGCAG CTTGCAGGACCAGGTGAAGCTGCACAGGCAGCAGTTCAGCGACTCGCAGCACCTCATGCAGTCACTGCGCGTGGAGCTGCAGGTCCACGAGAAGCTCAGGAGCGATGCTACAC AACAATCCAGCAGCGTGACCCAGGAAGCTCCTCCCTCGGGCTCGTTGGACCTTGCAGAGCTGCTGTCTGAGATTCGTCACCTAAGGCTTCAGCTGGAGCGCAGCATCGACAACAACACGTTGCTGCGCCACAAACTGGAGGAGCAGCTGCAGCGAGGCGCCGCGCGCTCGGAAACCATCAACATCAACTACCTGATGTCCTCAGCAG ATGAAGGGAGCAGATCACCGGGTCATAAGGAGCACAGTAGCGTCCTCCCCG ACGCCAATCGCCAGGCTCCCTCCAAGCCGGACGGTGGCGACAGCAGCTCAGGCGAGAGCGTCACGGGCGCCCCCTTCCGCCTGGTGCCGGGTCACGGCATGTGGGCCAACCACAAAGGGCGCCACATCCTGGCGCTGGTGGAGGACTACAACGCCCTGCGTAAGCACATCTCAGACGGCCGCAAGCTGTCGCGCCGCATGGACGCCCAGCTGCAGGAGTGGCGGACCAGCAAG ACGGCGGACCGTCAGAGCGCCAGCGACTTGTCCGGGTGCGTGGGTGCCATGCAGCACGTGCTGGACGAGGCCGCCCGGCTGCTGAAGCTGGCGTGGAAGGTTTCTCTGCCAACCGGCGCCGCAGAGGACAACCAGCAG GACAAGCTGCTGCAGAACGAGATCGCTCGGCTGAAGAGTCGACTGTCGCAGCGGGAGAAGATGCTGCGCAGCGTGGTCAAACGCCTGCAGATCACCAACCAGCTGAAGGAAGGCATGGAGCGAGTCCTCATCGAACGTC